One Gossypium hirsutum isolate 1008001.06 chromosome A11, Gossypium_hirsutum_v2.1, whole genome shotgun sequence genomic window carries:
- the LOC107954739 gene encoding disease resistance protein RPV1, which yields MMSLPSTSSSISQKEYDVFLSFRGEDTRTNFTDHLYKALKRSGIVTFRDDPKLDAGEEIAPELFKAIQQSWCSVIVFSETYAFSSYCMKELAEIVEQKNKGHKVFPIFYNIDPSDLRKQKGKVNEAFAQHEERYKKDRDKIQKWRKALTEVAEIKGWHLHNRYESEFIDDIVKEISAKLCQTYPIHHDDDELVGISLPLEKMYSKIEVGEDNVRIIGICGMGGIGKTTLARVAYNQISPHFEGKGFLADVREVSNNSGLTSLQEQLLSQIFPDEHFKFFNVHKGKTIIRHMLSHKKVLVVLDDVDNLQHLKCLAGKRDWFGLGSRIIVTTRNEHLLRSFPVDDVYMPTTLNHEDALRLFNLKAFHGNTMLNDEFIELSKYVVNYAGGLPLALEVLGSLLCDRDATQWRSAIEKLKRVSNEDILNRLQISFDGLDETEKNIFLDLACFFNSEDKDLIMKVLDGCEFFPNIGVETLFFENGKSTFENEKL from the exons ATGATGTCGTTACCATCAACTTCCTCATCCATTTCTCAAAAGGAATATGATGTTTTCTTGAGTTTTAGAGGTGAAGATACTCGCACAAACTTCACAGATCATCTCTACAAAGCTCTAAAGCGGAGTGGGATTGTCACTTTCAGAGATGATCCAAAGCTGGACGCCGGTGAAGAGATCGCACCTGAACTCTTTAAAGCAATTCAGCAATCATGGTGCTCGGTAATCGTTTTCTCCGAAACGTATGCCTTTTCAAGTTATTGCATGAAGGAACTTGCTGAGATTGTTGAACAAAAAAACAAGGGTCATAAAGTGTTTCCAATTTTTTACAATATTGATCCATCCGATTTAAGAAAACAGAAAGGGAAAGTTAATGAAGCCTTCGCCCAACATGAAGAGCGATACAAGAAAGATAGAGACAAGATCCAAAAGTGGCGAAAAGCTTTGACTGAGGTGGCTGAGATCAAGGGATGGCATTTACATAACAG GTATGAATCAGAATTTATTGACGACATTGTTAAGGAGATATCAGCAAAATTATGTCAGACATACCCAATTCATCATGATGATGACGAGTTAGTTGGAATTAGTTTACCTTTGGAAAAGATGTATTCGAAAATAGAAGTTGGGGAAGACAATGTCCGCATTATAGGAATTTGCGGAATGGGTGGCATCGGTAAGACGACTCTTGCAAGGGTTGCTTATAATCAAATCTCACCTCATTTTGAAGGTAAAGGTTTTCTTGCTGATGTTCGAGAAGTTTCAAACAATTCTGGACTTACTTCTTTGCAGGAACAACTTCTTTCCCAAATCTTTCCTGATGAACACTTTAAGTTTTTCAATGTTCACAAAGGGAAAACAATAATTAGACACATGTTGTCTCACAAAAAGGTTCTTGTTGTTCTTGATGATGTTGATAACTTACAACACTTGAAATGCTTGGCTGGAAAACGTGATTGGTTCGGTTTAGGGAGTAGAATCATTGTAACAACAAGAAATGAACATTTGTTGCGATCTTTCCCAGTTGATGATGTATACATGCCTACAACGCTGAATCATGAAGATGCGCTTCGGCTTTTCAATTTAAAAGCATTCCATGGTAATACAATGCTCAATGATGAGTTCATTGAGCTTTCTAAATATGTTGTAAATTATGCTGGTGGTCTCCCCTTAGCTCTTGAAGTTTTAGGTTCTCTTTTGTGCGATAGAGATGCAACTCAATGGAGAAGTGCAATAGAAAAACTTAAACGAGTTTCTAATGAAGATATTCTCAACAGACTTCAAATTAGCTTTGATGGATtggacgaaacagagaagaataTATTTCTTGATTTAGCATGTTTCTTCAATAGCGAGGATAAAGATCTTATAATGAAAGTTTTGGATGGTTGTGAGTTTTTCCCTAATATTGgtgtcgaaacccttttttttgaaaacgggaaatcgacttttgaaaacgaaaagttgtga